A window from Leptospira meyeri encodes these proteins:
- a CDS encoding OmpA family protein, producing the protein MKKFLISLIISALPILAQPLPKVKDVRFYQPLNTQNVEYNPIISPTGRYLVFQSNRPGGEGGMDIWISENLSFPDRMKLPVWSPPKNFRELNTTNFEGMFSILFDEEEKPYELYFTSVRDKTQVDPKKNREGYDGLNIYYTKINPRTGLWSIPIHVSEINSHFEDKMPAISPDGCSMVFSSNRPGGIGGFDLWISKREATTQTKDINPDKPKIKCRDGVWQKPISIGRSINTKDDEISPNFHWDGLRLYFSSNRDDKNRKFSFYYSEYNESQNSFESPILLGSPFNTKGQLSGESTGFPFDTPADYSTYSLWEESDNEGISVTFDDLWFYFSSNRPGGEGQFDIYRTMVPEDLRRTYEFLFRGLVLDGSEAIMIGLDSTLKIYDDTRPIQVITSKRIGGDLSLADAENFRTTIKTGKLYRVEVSSPGFHPTELLLDLRGNVGKDKEQYSQIILQPIRPTKDERPDKTIQGIRFVVKDKRTDLVIPNSICYYFDDLTRKGKSLESKDSRFELEKSPTMDFEILVRAKGFKEETFLFAKDKILSMEGKETVLYLRNLNDFDSLYNTIIYFPFNERTLSDEDKKKLDLFADFLIQHKNEKVEIGGHTDNIGNKEYNISLSEDRALSVYQYLRLKGVPKERMKVQAYHYSQPISENETEEGRSRNRRVNFKKID; encoded by the coding sequence ATGAAAAAATTCCTTATTTCTTTAATCATTTCGGCACTCCCAATCCTGGCCCAACCTTTACCGAAAGTGAAGGACGTAAGGTTTTATCAGCCACTCAATACCCAGAATGTAGAGTACAACCCGATCATTTCTCCTACCGGAAGGTACCTTGTTTTCCAATCCAACCGCCCCGGTGGTGAGGGAGGGATGGACATTTGGATTTCGGAGAATTTAAGTTTTCCGGATCGGATGAAATTACCGGTTTGGTCTCCTCCCAAAAATTTTCGCGAACTCAACACAACGAATTTTGAAGGGATGTTTTCGATCCTTTTCGATGAAGAAGAAAAACCTTACGAACTTTATTTTACCTCTGTTCGGGATAAAACTCAGGTAGATCCAAAAAAAAATCGGGAAGGGTATGATGGTTTAAATATTTATTATACTAAAATTAATCCAAGGACTGGTCTCTGGTCGATTCCGATTCATGTCAGCGAAATCAATTCTCATTTTGAAGATAAGATGCCTGCTATTTCACCTGATGGTTGTTCTATGGTCTTTTCTTCCAATCGACCTGGAGGGATAGGAGGTTTTGACCTTTGGATTTCCAAACGAGAAGCCACCACTCAAACAAAGGATATTAATCCAGATAAACCAAAAATCAAATGTAGAGATGGAGTTTGGCAAAAACCAATTTCTATCGGTAGGTCGATCAATACAAAGGATGATGAAATTAGTCCCAACTTTCATTGGGATGGCTTGAGGTTGTATTTTAGTTCTAATCGAGATGATAAAAATCGTAAGTTTAGTTTTTATTATAGTGAATACAATGAATCTCAAAATAGTTTTGAATCTCCGATTTTATTAGGATCTCCGTTTAACACCAAAGGACAGTTGTCAGGTGAATCCACAGGATTTCCATTTGATACACCTGCTGATTATTCCACCTACAGTCTTTGGGAAGAAAGTGATAACGAAGGAATTTCAGTTACTTTTGATGATTTATGGTTTTATTTTTCTTCGAACCGTCCAGGCGGAGAAGGCCAATTTGACATCTATCGAACAATGGTTCCTGAAGACCTACGTCGCACTTATGAATTTTTATTTCGTGGTCTTGTTTTGGATGGTTCTGAAGCGATTATGATCGGACTAGATTCCACATTGAAAATCTATGATGATACAAGACCCATTCAAGTGATTACTTCCAAACGAATTGGGGGAGATCTTTCACTTGCTGATGCAGAAAATTTTAGAACGACAATCAAAACTGGGAAACTCTATCGAGTGGAAGTTTCTTCTCCTGGATTCCATCCGACAGAACTGCTGTTGGATTTAAGGGGAAATGTAGGAAAGGACAAAGAACAATATTCTCAGATCATTTTACAACCCATACGCCCTACGAAAGACGAACGACCAGATAAAACCATCCAAGGAATTCGATTTGTGGTAAAAGACAAAAGAACTGACTTGGTCATTCCCAATTCGATTTGTTATTACTTCGATGACCTCACTCGAAAAGGAAAATCTTTAGAATCAAAAGATAGCCGTTTTGAATTAGAGAAATCTCCTACTATGGATTTTGAGATTTTGGTGAGAGCAAAAGGATTTAAAGAAGAAACTTTTTTATTTGCGAAAGATAAAATTCTATCTATGGAAGGGAAAGAAACGGTCCTTTACCTTAGAAATTTAAATGACTTTGACAGTTTGTACAATACAATTATTTATTTCCCGTTCAACGAACGAACATTGAGTGATGAAGATAAGAAAAAATTGGATCTTTTTGCTGACTTCCTCATCCAACATAAGAATGAAAAAGTTGAAATTGGTGGACATACTGATAATATTGGGAATAAGGAATACAATATCAGTTTGAGTGAAGATAGAGCTCTTTCTGTATATCAGTATTTGAGATTGAAAGGTGTTCCGAAGGAGCGAATGAAGGTCCAAGCATACCATTATTCACAGCCAATCTCAGAAAACGAAACGGAAGAAGGACGTTCACGAAATAGGCGTGTGAATTTCAAAAAAATAGACTAG
- a CDS encoding DUF1577 domain-containing protein, producing MINRIKIHFDQDREYLPLEAVQTLPEFFKQMMGGNGLFLKGYDTPIRVRFKGERPDGAHIWELETIPELIETIFTVQATPSFHVEVDYELINQKDNLLLGKIIDRRQTYATRQDPRNEKVRGNVVASNFLVAKTNIDFSKLTGVSSQVILSDIQRTVLKNYPQSKVVFLSVSIHSDEIDLMKEHKKPIFILDTETFESYPSPDVFDPKKTFEDEFLLDDKVQEYKKKKIGSFIYYPLFIQMKDMHFFAYLSLETERPGIPGEVLDLFKEVERTFQERIMDSNTHILDVKQNVLNVSRGGVALEVNDMEIIKALKVKPTFTLDINFKLQAPIRMALELRHLEEVNDFYRLGGRITGVSGDKKAKEIYHSLIDFFG from the coding sequence ATGATCAACCGTATAAAAATTCATTTCGACCAAGATAGAGAATACCTCCCGTTAGAGGCGGTGCAAACTTTACCTGAATTTTTCAAACAAATGATGGGTGGAAATGGATTGTTTCTAAAAGGATACGATACTCCCATCCGAGTCCGGTTCAAAGGAGAACGTCCTGATGGGGCGCATATTTGGGAATTGGAGACAATCCCAGAACTAATTGAAACGATTTTTACCGTACAAGCAACACCGAGTTTTCATGTTGAAGTAGATTACGAACTGATCAACCAAAAGGATAATCTCCTTCTTGGAAAAATAATCGATCGTAGACAAACTTATGCAACAAGACAAGATCCTAGAAATGAAAAGGTTCGAGGAAATGTTGTTGCATCAAACTTTTTAGTTGCAAAAACAAATATCGATTTTTCGAAACTAACTGGAGTTAGTTCTCAGGTGATTCTTTCGGATATCCAACGAACGGTTCTAAAGAATTATCCACAGTCAAAAGTTGTCTTTCTTTCTGTATCAATTCACAGTGATGAAATTGATTTGATGAAGGAACATAAAAAGCCAATTTTTATTTTGGATACGGAAACGTTCGAATCATATCCATCTCCAGATGTATTTGATCCTAAAAAAACATTTGAAGATGAGTTTTTGTTGGATGACAAAGTCCAAGAATACAAAAAGAAAAAAATTGGATCTTTTATCTATTATCCTCTATTTATACAAATGAAAGATATGCATTTTTTCGCATATCTTTCCCTTGAAACAGAAAGACCAGGAATTCCTGGTGAAGTTTTGGATTTGTTTAAAGAGGTTGAACGTACGTTTCAAGAAAGAATCATGGACTCAAATACCCATATTCTTGATGTCAAACAAAACGTACTCAACGTTTCCAGAGGTGGAGTTGCCCTGGAAGTTAATGATATGGAAATTATCAAAGCACTGAAAGTGAAACCAACATTTACCCTGGATATCAATTTCAAATTGCAGGCACCCATTCGAATGGCATTAGAGTTACGCCATTTAGAAGAGGTGAATGATTTTTATCGATTGGGTGGAAGGATCACAGGTGTCAGCGGAGATAAAAAAGCCAAAGAGATTTACCATAGTCTCATTGATTTTTTTGGCTAA
- the hisS gene encoding histidine--tRNA ligase, whose amino-acid sequence MKEQKLTTENYKGTRDFYPEDMRLRNYLFSVMKDVARSYGYEEYDGPMVESLDLYRAKTGEEIVGKQIYNFIDKGDREVAIRPEMTPTVARMVAKKLRDLPRPIRWFSIPNLWRYEQPGHGRLREHWQLNVDMFGVTSQRAELEILSLACDILFAFGAKRNSFKVTISHRSLLDEFLLDGLKVSPNQAHEVSKILDKKNKITEAEYIALVSKTIPNDPTAVSKINLFLAATTETLGQIPGIKEETRNTIQTLFVDLKTIGLDDIVYFDPSVVRGFDYYTGFIFEIFDTSPQNKRSLYGGGRYDNLIGLFSNEELSGIGFGLGDVTLQNFLTAHDLLPIFANDSTVYIPLLDESSFAENHNFARELRKEKIAVEVSLLSQKMGKQLSYAEKKGYRWILLRGEDEIKADTVTLKDMATRNQWTSSFSEALQKIKEELSK is encoded by the coding sequence TTGAAAGAACAAAAACTAACAACAGAAAACTATAAAGGCACTCGGGATTTTTATCCAGAAGATATGCGCCTTCGAAACTATCTATTTTCGGTGATGAAAGATGTCGCCAGATCCTACGGTTATGAAGAATATGATGGCCCCATGGTGGAATCCTTGGATTTGTATAGAGCCAAAACCGGGGAAGAAATCGTCGGAAAACAAATTTATAATTTTATCGATAAAGGAGATCGTGAGGTTGCGATCCGTCCTGAAATGACACCAACTGTCGCCAGGATGGTGGCAAAAAAGCTCAGGGACCTCCCTCGTCCTATTCGTTGGTTTTCCATTCCTAACCTTTGGCGATACGAACAACCAGGCCACGGTCGTCTCCGAGAACATTGGCAATTGAATGTTGATATGTTTGGTGTGACAAGTCAAAGAGCCGAATTGGAAATTTTATCCCTAGCATGTGATATACTTTTTGCGTTTGGTGCCAAAAGAAATAGTTTTAAGGTTACAATTTCTCATAGATCGCTCCTCGACGAATTTTTGTTAGATGGTTTGAAGGTAAGTCCAAACCAAGCTCATGAAGTTTCGAAAATTTTAGATAAAAAAAATAAAATTACAGAAGCAGAATACATTGCTCTTGTTTCGAAAACCATTCCGAATGATCCAACAGCTGTTTCAAAGATAAACCTGTTTCTTGCTGCCACTACCGAAACGCTGGGCCAAATTCCCGGAATCAAGGAAGAAACAAGAAACACGATTCAAACTTTATTTGTAGATTTAAAAACTATTGGATTAGATGATATTGTATATTTCGATCCTTCGGTGGTGCGAGGATTTGATTATTACACAGGTTTTATTTTTGAAATTTTTGATACCTCTCCACAAAACAAACGTTCACTATATGGTGGGGGAAGGTATGATAATTTGATTGGTTTATTCTCTAATGAAGAACTGTCGGGAATTGGTTTTGGTTTGGGTGATGTAACTCTACAGAATTTTTTAACTGCTCATGATTTGTTACCAATTTTTGCGAATGATTCTACTGTTTACATTCCTCTTTTGGACGAATCTTCTTTTGCAGAAAATCATAACTTTGCACGTGAACTTCGAAAAGAAAAGATTGCTGTCGAAGTTTCTTTACTTTCTCAAAAAATGGGAAAACAACTTTCCTATGCAGAAAAAAAAGGATACCGTTGGATTTTACTTCGAGGCGAAGACGAAATCAAAGCAGATACTGTAACTTTAAAAGATATGGCAACAAGGAACCAATGGACTTCCTCTTTTTCTGAAGCGCTTCAAAAGATAAAAGAAGAGCTTTCTAAATGA
- a CDS encoding phosphatase PAP2 family protein, with the protein MNLISTIDLKFSTWIQKNLHHPRMSWVLSRINRGEMFALVLLPLMFLSELYKPVYISLPFVLVFTYLTDRLVLVLKKYFARKRPLVSVMGKVDSNPDMKHSFPSAHSANSIVVSTILVFAFHETPYFFFFSLFAGVGRLLTLHHFVSDILGGWIIGFGIGLIAVLVHYYFWPYCVTL; encoded by the coding sequence ATGAATTTAATCTCTACGATTGATTTAAAGTTTTCAACTTGGATCCAAAAAAATCTCCACCATCCACGTATGAGTTGGGTATTGTCTCGCATCAATCGAGGGGAAATGTTTGCTCTTGTTTTGTTACCACTTATGTTTTTAAGTGAACTTTACAAACCTGTTTATATTAGTTTGCCCTTTGTTTTGGTATTTACTTATTTAACTGATCGTTTGGTTTTGGTTCTAAAAAAATACTTCGCTAGAAAACGTCCCCTAGTCAGTGTTATGGGAAAAGTTGATTCCAATCCGGATATGAAACACTCCTTTCCTTCGGCGCACAGCGCAAATTCGATTGTTGTATCGACAATTTTAGTTTTTGCCTTTCATGAAACTCCATATTTCTTTTTCTTCAGTTTGTTTGCAGGTGTGGGTAGACTTTTAACCTTACATCATTTTGTGAGTGATATTCTGGGAGGATGGATCATTGGTTTTGGAATTGGACTCATAGCGGTTCTAGTTCATTATTACTTTTGGCCTTATTGTGTAACATTATGA
- a CDS encoding lysophospholipid acyltransferase family protein has protein sequence MKQIGYFISFLIVYLFYFPFKILPYQWCLSYGIFLTKLIYPFDKKHRKVAADNIRFAFPSYTEEQIFNLVKAHYRHLGILLAHTLWAPRMTREWLDKNLVVDSESLQIEEETKKQGVGVILISGHFGTWEILVQFLGIRMKGGGIYKKVRNPFVDQLLRRMRSKNGVVLVPVQESTQVIKLLKQGYWIGFGADQNAGKAGIFVPFMNRLASTFVGPALMAYLTGAKMLYYSVLAGPDGKVIVRVKDLGFVDKKLYPSKDDVIRHYTELWTKTLEEEVKLFPEQYFWVHRRWRTQPQVTGNN, from the coding sequence ATGAAACAGATAGGATACTTTATTTCGTTTTTAATCGTATACTTGTTTTATTTTCCATTTAAGATTCTTCCTTATCAATGGTGTTTGTCCTATGGGATCTTTTTAACTAAACTAATTTACCCTTTTGATAAAAAACATAGAAAGGTTGCTGCTGATAACATTCGTTTTGCATTTCCGAGTTATACTGAAGAACAAATTTTTAACTTGGTGAAGGCTCACTATCGTCATTTGGGAATCCTGCTCGCTCATACACTTTGGGCACCACGAATGACAAGGGAGTGGTTAGACAAAAACTTAGTTGTTGATTCTGAAAGTTTACAAATTGAAGAAGAAACTAAAAAACAAGGAGTCGGAGTGATTTTGATTTCTGGTCACTTTGGTACTTGGGAAATTTTAGTTCAATTTTTAGGAATTCGCATGAAGGGTGGGGGAATCTACAAAAAAGTAAGAAATCCTTTTGTAGATCAGTTACTCCGTAGGATGCGATCCAAAAATGGTGTTGTCCTTGTTCCCGTACAAGAGTCTACACAAGTTATCAAACTTCTCAAACAAGGATATTGGATTGGATTTGGTGCTGACCAAAATGCTGGTAAGGCGGGGATCTTTGTTCCTTTTATGAATAGGTTAGCATCAACTTTTGTCGGCCCGGCCCTTATGGCATACTTAACTGGTGCTAAAATGTTATATTATTCTGTGTTAGCTGGCCCAGATGGGAAGGTGATTGTTCGCGTTAAGGATTTAGGTTTTGTTGATAAAAAACTTTACCCTTCCAAGGACGATGTGATTCGGCATTATACAGAACTTTGGACAAAAACTTTGGAAGAGGAAGTGAAGTTGTTTCCGGAGCAGTACTTTTGGGTCCACCGTCGTTGGAGAACTCAACCGCAAGTCACCGGAAACAATTAG
- a CDS encoding Re/Si-specific NAD(P)(+) transhydrogenase subunit alpha, giving the protein MKIGVIKEPSYENRVAITPDVVDPLKKLGFSVSIETTAGDNAFFSDQDYKDVGATVESRDAILSGSDIVVSIHTLDEASAKKIGKDKIYIATLSPLAFPKKVKEIANASFKIFSMDTIPRITRAQSMDVLSSQATVSGYKAVLLAASNYSRFFPMLTTAAGTITPARVLILGAGVAGLQAIATSRRLGAVVDVFDTRPEVKEQCMSLGAKFVEVEGAADASNTGGYAVEQSEDYQRRQKEAIAKYAEKADIIITTALIPGRKAPLLITKEMVDKMRQGSVIVDLAAINGGNCEVTENDKTIVYKGITVIGNSNLQSTQPMDASKMYAKNIVNFLKLFVNKEKQFNINLEDEIINACMIAENGVIRHKPTLALLGE; this is encoded by the coding sequence ATGAAAATAGGCGTAATCAAAGAACCATCTTATGAAAACAGAGTGGCAATCACTCCGGATGTAGTTGACCCACTTAAAAAATTAGGTTTCAGCGTTTCAATTGAAACAACTGCAGGAGACAATGCGTTTTTCTCCGACCAAGATTATAAAGATGTTGGAGCGACAGTTGAATCAAGAGATGCAATCCTATCTGGATCAGACATTGTTGTTTCTATCCATACATTGGATGAGGCCAGTGCAAAAAAGATTGGCAAAGATAAAATCTATATTGCAACACTCTCTCCACTTGCTTTCCCGAAAAAAGTTAAAGAAATCGCAAACGCTTCTTTCAAAATTTTCTCTATGGACACAATCCCACGAATCACTCGTGCGCAGTCTATGGATGTTCTCAGTAGCCAAGCAACTGTTTCAGGATACAAAGCAGTTTTACTTGCAGCTTCTAACTATAGCCGTTTTTTCCCAATGTTAACTACGGCTGCAGGAACCATCACTCCAGCAAGAGTGCTGATTCTTGGAGCAGGTGTTGCAGGTCTCCAAGCCATTGCAACTTCTCGCCGACTAGGAGCAGTGGTAGATGTGTTTGATACAAGACCAGAAGTGAAAGAACAATGTATGTCACTTGGGGCAAAATTTGTAGAAGTAGAGGGTGCAGCAGATGCATCAAATACTGGTGGTTATGCGGTAGAACAATCAGAGGATTACCAACGTCGCCAAAAAGAAGCAATTGCAAAGTATGCTGAAAAAGCAGATATTATTATCACAACAGCTCTCATTCCAGGAAGAAAAGCTCCGCTGCTCATCACAAAAGAGATGGTCGATAAAATGAGACAAGGTTCTGTGATTGTGGATCTCGCTGCAATCAACGGTGGTAACTGTGAGGTGACTGAAAACGACAAAACCATTGTTTACAAAGGTATTACGGTCATTGGAAATTCTAATCTTCAAAGTACCCAACCAATGGATGCAAGTAAAATGTATGCGAAGAACATTGTGAACTTCTTAAAACTTTTTGTGAATAAAGAAAAACAATTCAACATCAACTTAGAAGATGAAATCATCAATGCATGTATGATTGCTGAAAACGGAGTCATTCGTCACAAACCGACACTCGCACTTCTTGGAGAATAA
- a CDS encoding UDP-glucuronic acid decarboxylase family protein → MAKRILITGGAGFIGSHLAETLLNEGNQIIVLDNFHTGRKENLTHLLANPNFELIRHDITDPIKLEVDEIYNMACPASPVHYQSNPIKTIKTNVLGMMNMLGLAKRVKARILQASTSEVYGNPLEHPQTESYWGNVNTIGIRSCYDEGKRVAETLCFDYHRQHGVDIRVIRIFNTYGPRMIPDDGRVVSNFIVQALRGENITIYGDGSQTRSFCYVDDLVRGIIRMMNTENFIGPVNLGNEGEFTVKELAELVIKETGSKSKIIYLPLPQDDPTRRKPNLSLAKEKLNYSTTVPLAEGVKKTIEYFSKRV, encoded by the coding sequence ATGGCAAAAAGAATCCTTATCACAGGTGGAGCCGGATTCATCGGTTCCCACCTTGCAGAAACGCTTCTGAATGAGGGAAACCAAATCATCGTGTTGGACAATTTCCATACCGGACGAAAGGAAAATCTAACACACCTTTTGGCTAATCCGAATTTTGAGCTGATCCGCCATGATATCACGGACCCCATCAAGTTGGAAGTAGACGAGATCTACAATATGGCTTGTCCTGCTTCTCCCGTGCATTACCAAAGTAATCCCATCAAAACCATCAAAACAAATGTTTTAGGAATGATGAATATGCTTGGTCTAGCCAAACGAGTGAAAGCTAGGATTTTACAGGCTAGTACGTCCGAAGTATATGGAAATCCACTCGAACACCCTCAAACAGAATCCTATTGGGGAAATGTAAATACCATTGGAATCCGAAGTTGTTATGATGAAGGAAAACGTGTGGCCGAAACTTTATGCTTCGATTACCACCGCCAACATGGAGTAGACATTCGGGTGATCCGGATTTTTAATACCTATGGCCCAAGAATGATCCCTGATGATGGTCGTGTTGTAAGCAATTTCATTGTACAAGCGTTACGTGGCGAAAATATCACCATTTACGGTGATGGAAGCCAAACTCGTTCGTTTTGTTACGTAGATGATTTAGTTCGCGGAATCATAAGAATGATGAACACGGAAAATTTCATTGGACCAGTTAACTTAGGAAACGAAGGTGAATTCACTGTAAAGGAACTAGCAGAGCTAGTCATCAAAGAGACAGGAAGTAAATCAAAAATCATTTATCTTCCACTCCCACAAGATGATCCGACCAGAAGAAAACCAAACTTAAGTTTAGCGAAAGAAAAATTGAATTATTCAACAACCGTCCCGCTCGCGGAAGGCGTAAAAAAAACCATCGAATATTTTAGCAAAAGAGTATAA
- a CDS encoding M50 family metallopeptidase produces MAEKPVKFVIFLSLILSLVAFWDHQFTSYLKEFVVLIHEICHATAALFSGGVVKGIALHGNEGGETIAVPASFRGSFILVVSAGYIGSSLVGAFLLRLGFQGRHARQTMILLGLFLISVSVLYSKLGELAYLTGIFWGVGILVTGMLGETISILSLVFLGTSISLYSLYDLSDFAERLTETDAGILAFWMAGLGPEDLQNQEVPTVVVVLGYMIATLWSLLSIGIIFMSLRSSLSHEELHDFPPMEERFERFPGELSPEAKLWLEKRGVDPESGIVLPPNMFQDIPPKDNSP; encoded by the coding sequence ATGGCAGAAAAACCGGTTAAGTTTGTCATTTTTCTCTCTTTGATTTTGAGTTTAGTCGCGTTTTGGGATCACCAATTCACATCTTACCTCAAAGAATTTGTCGTACTCATTCATGAAATTTGTCATGCCACGGCAGCTTTATTTAGTGGTGGCGTTGTCAAAGGAATCGCCCTCCACGGTAATGAAGGTGGAGAGACGATTGCAGTGCCTGCTTCCTTTCGCGGTTCTTTTATCCTCGTTGTTTCTGCCGGATATATTGGTTCCTCACTAGTCGGTGCCTTTTTGCTACGCTTAGGTTTTCAAGGACGTCATGCTCGCCAAACAATGATTTTGTTGGGTTTGTTTTTGATTTCTGTAAGCGTATTATATTCAAAATTAGGGGAACTCGCTTACCTAACCGGAATCTTTTGGGGAGTGGGAATTCTTGTCACCGGGATGTTAGGTGAAACAATTTCGATCCTTTCCTTAGTTTTTTTAGGCACCAGTATCTCCCTCTATTCATTGTATGATCTCTCTGACTTTGCAGAAAGACTGACAGAAACAGATGCAGGGATCCTTGCCTTCTGGATGGCCGGTCTTGGTCCAGAAGATCTACAAAATCAGGAAGTGCCAACGGTTGTTGTAGTGCTCGGATATATGATTGCCACCCTTTGGTCACTCCTTAGTATCGGGATTATATTTATGTCCCTCAGAAGTTCTCTCAGCCATGAAGAATTACATGATTTTCCACCGATGGAAGAAAGATTTGAGAGGTTCCCAGGAGAACTTTCCCCAGAAGCAAAGCTCTGGTTGGAAAAACGAGGTGTTGATCCCGAAAGTGGAATCGTTTTGCCCCCCAATATGTTCCAAGACATCCCTCCCAAAGACAACAGTCCCTAG